In Nitrosospira briensis C-128, a genomic segment contains:
- the tkt gene encoding transketolase, which yields MTIQGTKSSEPAQVDQHLEELCINTIRVLSIDAVQKANSGHPGLPMGAAAMAYVLWTRFLKYNPHDPLWPDRDRFVLSAGHGSLLLYSLLHLTGYDLSLDEIKRFRQWGSHTPGHPERGHTPGVEVTTGPLGQGFGNGIGMAMAEAWLAARYNRPGHDLVDHYTYALVSDGDLMEGVAAEAASLAGHLRLGKLIYLYDQNHISLAGATDLTFTEDVGKRFEAYGWHTRMVPDGNDTEDVAAALREAQAEKNRPSLLLVRTHIGYGSPHKQDSFHAHGSPLGAEEVAATKKALGWPTTDSFFLPPEAVAHFRQAIGRGAKAQQEWQERFDAYRAAFPVEAAEWDQVMGGRLSPDFTTQLPQWKPGDKPVSTRVAAGQALNALAQRIPNIIGGSADLNPSTNTALNEQGDFQPSEETPVPVAAGAVGGTWSYAGRNIAFGVREHAMGAAVNGMAAHGGIIPFSATFFVFSDYMKPAIRLGAIMGLRVIYVFTHDSIAVGEDGPTHEPIGHLAGLRAIPGLTVIRPADANEAAEAWVIAVERSSPTLLALSRQNLSILDRSRARDAGVARGGYILSEAVGGEPQVLLIGTGSEVELCVKAQARLKELDIRARVVSLPSWELFAEQDSGYRQQVLPAGVRKRITVEAGATLGWERFAGEEGSIIGIDHFGASAPAEEVMKHFGFTVERVTAAALRLLGRPEAAAQEEGNQHEQGSASVAPTSSAEGHS from the coding sequence ATGACAATCCAGGGAACCAAAAGCAGCGAACCAGCACAAGTGGACCAGCATCTGGAGGAACTGTGCATCAATACGATCCGGGTCCTGTCCATTGACGCTGTCCAGAAGGCCAATTCGGGACATCCGGGTTTACCCATGGGAGCAGCGGCGATGGCCTATGTTCTCTGGACGCGCTTCCTCAAATACAATCCTCATGATCCACTGTGGCCGGATCGCGACCGCTTTGTCCTGTCCGCGGGACATGGTTCCCTGCTTCTATACAGCCTGCTGCATCTTACAGGCTATGATCTCTCGCTTGACGAGATCAAGCGTTTTCGCCAGTGGGGCAGTCACACGCCAGGCCATCCCGAGCGAGGGCACACGCCGGGAGTCGAGGTGACGACCGGTCCGCTCGGGCAAGGTTTCGGCAACGGCATCGGCATGGCTATGGCCGAGGCATGGCTGGCGGCTCGATATAACCGCCCTGGTCATGATCTGGTCGATCACTACACTTATGCTCTCGTCTCGGATGGCGATCTGATGGAAGGGGTGGCTGCGGAGGCAGCGTCGCTTGCGGGACACCTTCGCCTGGGCAAGCTCATTTATCTTTATGATCAAAACCACATCTCGCTGGCTGGCGCAACGGATCTTACGTTCACTGAGGATGTCGGCAAGCGGTTTGAGGCATATGGGTGGCATACCCGCATGGTGCCGGATGGCAACGACACGGAGGATGTAGCTGCTGCCCTGCGAGAGGCGCAGGCCGAGAAAAACCGCCCCTCGCTCCTGCTGGTGCGGACGCATATAGGCTATGGCAGTCCCCATAAACAGGACTCCTTTCATGCCCATGGGTCACCCCTGGGTGCGGAAGAAGTAGCTGCCACCAAAAAAGCATTAGGATGGCCAACGACCGATTCTTTCTTCCTTCCGCCCGAGGCCGTGGCGCACTTTCGGCAGGCTATCGGGCGCGGAGCAAAAGCGCAACAGGAATGGCAGGAGCGCTTCGATGCTTACCGGGCAGCCTTTCCCGTAGAAGCCGCCGAATGGGACCAGGTCATGGGTGGCCGGCTTTCTCCAGACTTTACGACACAATTACCACAATGGAAGCCCGGCGACAAACCCGTTTCGACACGGGTGGCTGCCGGGCAGGCCTTGAACGCGCTCGCCCAGCGCATTCCGAATATTATCGGCGGCTCGGCCGATTTGAACCCCTCTACCAACACGGCTCTGAATGAGCAAGGCGATTTTCAGCCATCGGAGGAGACGCCAGTGCCAGTCGCTGCGGGTGCAGTCGGCGGCACGTGGAGCTATGCGGGTCGCAATATCGCCTTTGGCGTTCGCGAGCACGCGATGGGCGCAGCCGTCAATGGCATGGCCGCGCATGGGGGCATAATCCCCTTCAGTGCAACGTTCTTCGTATTCTCCGATTACATGAAGCCAGCGATACGCCTGGGAGCGATCATGGGCTTACGGGTGATTTATGTCTTCACGCACGACAGCATTGCTGTGGGCGAGGATGGGCCGACGCACGAACCGATTGGCCACCTGGCCGGCCTGAGGGCGATTCCCGGTCTGACTGTTATCCGCCCGGCCGATGCGAATGAAGCCGCAGAGGCATGGGTGATTGCGGTAGAGAGAAGCTCGCCCACGCTATTGGCGTTATCGCGCCAGAACCTTTCCATTCTCGACCGCTCGCGTGCGCGCGATGCCGGGGTGGCGCGAGGGGGATATATCCTTTCGGAGGCTGTGGGTGGCGAGCCTCAGGTACTGCTGATCGGAACCGGCTCGGAAGTCGAGCTATGCGTCAAGGCACAAGCGCGATTGAAGGAGCTGGATATTCGCGCTCGCGTGGTCAGCCTGCCGAGCTGGGAGTTGTTTGCGGAGCAGGACAGCGGCTACCGCCAGCAAGTGCTGCCTGCCGGTGTGCGAAAACGCATAACAGTGGAAGCGGGCGCAACACTGGGATGGGAACGGTTTGCCGGAGAAGAAGGCTCCATTATCGGAATCGACCATTTTGGGGCCTCGGCTCCGGCGGAAGAAGTCATGAAACATTTTGGCTTCACTGTCGAGCGCGTCACCGCTGCCGCTCTGCGGCTTCTGGGTCGCCCCGAAGCGGCGGCGCAAGAAGAGGGGAACCAGCATGAACAGGGCAGCGCGTCTGTGGCGCCCACATCGTCGGCCGAAGGACATTCCTGA
- a CDS encoding efflux RND transporter permease subunit — protein sequence MNQIVLIALRRPYTFVVLSILIVIFGVRAIRHSPTDVFPTIKIPVISVVWAYAGMLPLDVSGRITFYFERFLTSTVEGISDIVSQAYYGISITNIFLQPHTNLPGAEAEVTAIAQTIVKALPPDISPPMIMRLEASQVAVASLQITSDEMTPADLYNLAYNQLRPLIVVIPGAIVPHPYGGKPKQLLVSLDQDKMLARNISPTDIHAAFDRQNIVLPAGDMKIKQTDWMVQTNAMPPEIPEFNDIPVKREGNSFVFLRDVADVQLAGPPQTNSVIVDGKQAVIIVVMKSGEASTLDVVDGIRATLPRIKEIVPSHVDVRIITDASVFVRESINEVTHEMAIAGLLVGLIVMLMLGSWRPMIVVITSIPLCILTSLIFLQVLGESMNVMTLGGLALAVGILVDDATVMIENIDTHLEMGKELDEAIIDAANQIVIPTLLATLCICIVWLPLFTLSGVSGYLFKPMALAVIFAMLASFILSRTLVPTMAKYIIKHPHAEGHAEGHAEGHGKEGDHPGEEKPAGEAAGFKEKLKYHMGIFSRFQEAFEARFVQFCAWYGGLLEQTIANRRRFVTIMLAFALVSLVLFYFNGRDFFPEVRSGTIQMHMRAPLGTRIEAVNRITTRVAEDISRMLPGQVEGVISNCGLPVGPHNLAFIPTPTIGTQDCDLTITLFDEKSAVWDIRKIIHKGLKERYPGSEFTFQPADLIAKILNFGAPSPITVQVNGMDIYANYEYARKLQGRLREIPGSSDVVIQQTMRTPTLFVEGQRTYGLGVDRSESDIALNMLITTNGTQQIDQKYWLDLTTGMSYQINIYQPQPWVSSTNELNKIPVKPEGEGGLDEQYQLLGNLTKKTPVGTPGLVTHRGIMPLIEVYVSAEGRGLGDLLDDVKKIVEEMDEEVPRGSDVQIAGQAANMVTTYGELLIGLAAAVVLIYLLLVVNFQSWLVPFIIITALPGALAGIAWALFLTHTNISVPALTGAIMAMGTATANSILVVAYALERIEAHGDPLLAAIESGKARIRPVLMTAAAMIMGMLPMALGGSTNAPLGRAVIGGLMFATIYTLFFVPAVYAIMYYARSAPKDKESVPGDKEIVPQLGNS from the coding sequence ATGAACCAGATAGTACTTATTGCGTTACGCAGACCTTACACCTTCGTGGTTCTTTCAATTCTGATCGTCATATTCGGAGTCAGGGCGATACGGCACTCGCCAACAGACGTCTTTCCCACTATCAAGATTCCCGTGATCTCTGTAGTCTGGGCTTACGCCGGCATGTTGCCGCTGGATGTGTCGGGTCGTATCACTTTTTACTTCGAACGCTTCTTGACCTCGACGGTGGAAGGTATCTCGGACATCGTCAGCCAGGCGTACTATGGCATCAGCATCACGAATATTTTTCTTCAGCCCCACACCAACCTCCCTGGCGCGGAAGCGGAAGTCACAGCCATAGCCCAGACGATTGTCAAGGCGCTGCCGCCGGATATTTCGCCGCCCATGATCATGCGGCTGGAAGCCTCTCAGGTAGCGGTAGCCAGCCTGCAGATTACCTCGGACGAGATGACGCCGGCAGACCTCTATAACCTTGCTTATAACCAGCTCAGGCCCCTGATTGTCGTGATCCCGGGGGCGATTGTTCCGCATCCTTACGGTGGAAAGCCCAAGCAGCTTCTGGTATCCCTCGATCAAGACAAGATGCTGGCTCGCAATATATCGCCAACTGATATCCATGCGGCTTTCGATCGACAGAATATCGTGCTGCCCGCGGGCGATATGAAGATCAAGCAGACCGACTGGATGGTCCAGACAAACGCGATGCCGCCGGAGATTCCGGAATTCAACGATATTCCGGTTAAAAGGGAAGGAAATTCCTTCGTTTTTTTGCGTGACGTCGCCGATGTTCAGCTGGCAGGGCCGCCGCAAACAAACTCCGTCATCGTGGACGGTAAACAGGCCGTCATTATTGTCGTCATGAAAAGCGGCGAGGCATCGACCCTGGACGTGGTCGACGGCATCAGGGCAACCCTTCCGCGCATCAAGGAGATCGTGCCGTCCCATGTGGACGTTAGAATCATCACGGATGCATCGGTCTTCGTGCGGGAATCCATCAACGAGGTGACGCATGAGATGGCAATCGCCGGCCTGCTTGTCGGTTTGATCGTCATGCTCATGCTCGGCTCCTGGCGTCCCATGATAGTCGTTATAACTTCAATTCCATTGTGTATTTTAACCTCCCTCATCTTCCTGCAAGTGCTGGGAGAGTCGATGAATGTCATGACGCTGGGCGGATTGGCGCTGGCGGTAGGGATTCTTGTCGACGATGCGACAGTGATGATCGAGAACATCGATACCCACCTGGAAATGGGCAAGGAACTCGATGAGGCAATCATCGACGCGGCAAACCAGATCGTTATTCCGACGCTGCTCGCCACATTATGCATATGCATTGTCTGGCTGCCACTGTTCACGCTTTCCGGCGTATCGGGCTATCTGTTCAAGCCAATGGCGCTGGCGGTGATATTCGCCATGCTGGCGTCCTTCATCCTGTCGCGTACGCTCGTGCCGACCATGGCGAAATATATTATCAAGCATCCGCACGCAGAAGGACATGCGGAAGGACATGCAGAAGGACACGGAAAGGAAGGCGACCACCCTGGCGAGGAAAAGCCAGCGGGGGAGGCTGCCGGTTTCAAGGAGAAGTTGAAATATCATATGGGGATTTTCTCCCGTTTTCAGGAGGCATTCGAGGCTCGCTTTGTTCAATTCTGCGCCTGGTATGGCGGGCTGCTCGAACAGACCATTGCAAATCGTCGCCGGTTCGTAACGATCATGCTGGCTTTCGCGCTCGTCTCCCTTGTTCTGTTCTACTTCAACGGTCGCGATTTTTTTCCGGAGGTCAGGTCGGGGACCATCCAGATGCACATGAGGGCGCCTCTCGGCACACGGATAGAAGCCGTAAACCGCATTACCACGCGCGTTGCGGAGGATATCTCGCGGATGCTTCCCGGGCAGGTTGAAGGCGTCATCAGCAATTGCGGCTTACCCGTCGGGCCGCATAATCTGGCATTTATTCCGACGCCCACGATCGGAACGCAGGACTGCGATCTGACGATCACCCTGTTCGACGAGAAGTCAGCCGTGTGGGATATTCGGAAAATTATCCATAAAGGTCTGAAGGAGCGCTATCCGGGGAGCGAATTCACCTTTCAGCCAGCCGATCTGATAGCGAAAATCTTGAATTTTGGTGCCCCTTCTCCGATTACTGTTCAGGTTAACGGGATGGATATCTACGCAAACTACGAATACGCGCGCAAATTGCAAGGCAGGCTGCGTGAAATCCCCGGCTCAAGTGATGTGGTGATCCAGCAAACCATGCGCACGCCCACCCTGTTTGTTGAAGGCCAAAGGACATATGGACTCGGTGTTGACAGGAGCGAATCGGATATTGCCCTGAATATGCTGATAACGACTAACGGAACCCAGCAGATCGACCAGAAATACTGGCTGGATCTGACGACCGGCATGTCATACCAGATCAACATCTATCAGCCTCAACCCTGGGTTTCAAGCACCAATGAGTTGAACAAGATTCCTGTCAAACCGGAGGGGGAAGGCGGCCTGGATGAGCAATATCAACTCCTGGGCAATCTGACGAAGAAAACGCCGGTAGGCACGCCCGGCCTGGTCACCCACAGGGGCATCATGCCGCTGATTGAAGTGTATGTGTCTGCCGAAGGGCGGGGGCTTGGCGACCTGCTGGATGACGTCAAGAAAATCGTCGAGGAGATGGACGAAGAAGTACCCCGCGGCTCCGATGTCCAAATCGCCGGCCAGGCCGCGAATATGGTTACCACCTATGGCGAACTGCTTATCGGTCTCGCAGCGGCTGTCGTGCTGATCTATCTCTTGCTTGTCGTCAATTTTCAATCATGGCTGGTTCCCTTCATCATCATTACAGCCCTGCCCGGCGCTTTGGCAGGCATTGCCTGGGCCCTGTTCCTGACTCACACGAATATTTCCGTTCCGGCCCTGACAGGGGCCATCATGGCCATGGGGACGGCCACGGCAAATTCCATACTTGTCGTGGCCTATGCGCTGGAGCGCATCGAAGCGCATGGCGACCCGCTGCTGGCCGCCATCGAGTCTGGCAAAGCCCGTATTCGACCTGTTCTCATGACCGCGGCGGCCATGATCATGGGCATGCTTCCGATGGCGCTGGGAGGATCCACCAATGCCCCGCTGGGCCGTGCAGTGATTGGCGGCTTGATGTTCGCGACGATATACACCCTGTTCTTTGTCCCGGCTGTGTATGCCATCATGTATTACGCACGAAGCGCTCCTAAAGACAAGGAAAGCGTTCCTGGCGACAAAGAAATTGTTCCTCAACTCGGGAATTCCTGA
- a CDS encoding efflux RND transporter periplasmic adaptor subunit, translating to MKKSSKIIVILAIVLGVVYLGYRVIESRKHMDSLTEKAMENDVRTVAIIKAEQMPAQETIKLPGTIQAWFQAPIYAQVSGYVKMWHKDWGAIVKKGDVLAEIYAPALDAQYEQSKADLASEVALNELAILTADRWIALRKNQAVSEQSISVKVAEAKAQQAKVNAAMQNVRNFEALIGFKTIIAPYDGVVINRAINVGDFINKEGTISLPEGEVRNLFTVADMSRMRLFVSVPEAYGATMHDGLKADLTVPQFPGRHFTAEFLTTARGFNVGTRTVVTQFVIENEARDLWPGSYASVNITVDVPNRHLSIPSSALVFDEMGTRVAVVDDDNIVHFKPIKITRILDATVELTEGVSAEDRIINNPSAAILEGDKVSIVTPAPGYDLINVPKESGSSKPDSKEPVPGSSKPDSHSEIPDPGLKQALNGLQAS from the coding sequence ATGAAAAAATCAAGCAAAATTATAGTGATTTTGGCAATCGTTCTCGGTGTTGTCTATTTGGGCTACCGAGTCATCGAATCCCGTAAACATATGGATTCTTTAACAGAAAAGGCGATGGAGAATGATGTTCGGACTGTGGCTATCATCAAGGCCGAGCAAATGCCTGCTCAGGAAACCATCAAGCTTCCAGGTACTATCCAGGCATGGTTTCAGGCGCCGATCTATGCCCAGGTATCCGGTTACGTCAAGATGTGGCATAAAGATTGGGGAGCGATAGTCAAAAAAGGAGATGTACTTGCCGAAATCTACGCGCCGGCGCTCGATGCCCAATACGAGCAAAGCAAGGCGGATCTGGCGTCGGAAGTGGCCCTTAATGAGCTCGCCATACTTACCGCGGACCGATGGATAGCATTGCGCAAAAACCAGGCGGTATCCGAGCAATCGATTTCGGTAAAGGTGGCCGAGGCAAAAGCCCAACAGGCAAAGGTGAATGCCGCCATGCAAAACGTCCGTAACTTTGAAGCATTGATCGGGTTTAAAACAATTATTGCACCGTATGACGGCGTGGTCATTAACCGTGCCATTAATGTGGGAGACTTCATCAATAAGGAAGGCACCATCAGTTTACCGGAAGGTGAAGTCCGCAATCTTTTTACTGTCGCCGACATGAGCCGGATGCGTTTGTTTGTCAGTGTGCCTGAAGCCTACGGCGCCACTATGCACGATGGCCTGAAAGCCGATCTGACGGTGCCGCAATTTCCCGGTCGGCATTTCACTGCCGAGTTTCTGACCACTGCTCGTGGCTTCAATGTTGGTACACGTACGGTGGTCACCCAATTTGTGATTGAAAATGAAGCGCGGGATCTGTGGCCGGGTTCCTATGCATCAGTCAATATCACTGTGGATGTTCCGAATAGACACCTCTCCATTCCATCCAGCGCACTGGTATTTGATGAGATGGGGACGCGAGTGGCCGTGGTGGATGACGACAACATTGTTCACTTCAAGCCGATCAAAATAACCAGAATCCTCGACGCTACTGTCGAATTAACCGAGGGCGTCTCAGCAGAAGACCGGATTATAAACAATCCCAGCGCTGCCATACTTGAAGGTGACAAGGTAAGCATTGTAACGCCTGCACCGGGGTATGATCTGATCAATGTTCCAAAAGAGTCGGGGTCATCGAAACCAGACTCAAAAGAGCCGGTTCCGGGATCCTCGAAACCGGACTCTCATTCAGAAATACCGGATCCGGGGTTAAAACAAGCATTGAACGGATTACAAGCATCATGA